In one window of Brassica rapa cultivar Chiifu-401-42 chromosome A07, CAAS_Brap_v3.01, whole genome shotgun sequence DNA:
- the LOC108868982 gene encoding uncharacterized protein LOC108868982, which yields MASSSGTKKYPPRLYEIGKTPIQSRSMNHSCFLSNLQVMKESVGEDVWLELRELAVGVIIKLKELEYTWSAKHVHYFLVNQLAIQYSHEVWSLIEDQPLRFSLYEFEDITGLNCDPFDTQEQWDVAHEDFWVEMKVPISEGPKLNELQALFPIIRNWPREKRGDGSSSFPAPFTSLVDSIKVVTYEEKKSYTLHGCVHALLIWIYESVPGLGEIYGHRIEEAEVPLLSWHGSRQRINFPNFCAQEKKKYQKIRVRHMIVKAMEDRYPKWGEDKPPDDLDNMIVDILNDQLNDKFWDKESHTDIPINNNIIQKLVEAVDNLSGRVETMDVSVAERVIKTLEASVQAQVEARMALFETEMKNKMAILEEDMNVLKGKDEEKVTSNAGNSKAHEDDDACSNTMSWMVQTKKGSVDGLPIRVVKKGEED from the exons ATGGCCTCATCTTCGGGTACCAAGAAGTATCCTCCGCGGCTTTACGAGATTGGTAAAACGCCTATTCAATCTCGGAGCATGAACCACAGTTGTTTTCTGTCCAACCTTCAAGTAATGAAAGAGTCTGTCGGTGAAGACGTTTGGCTTGAGTTAAGAGAATTAGCTGTAGGCGTGATTATCAAGCTGAAGGAGTTGGAGTACACTTGGTCTGCAAAACATGTTCATTATTTTCTGGTGAATCAATTGGCGATTCAGTACAGTCATGAAGTTTGGTCTTTGATAGAAGACCAGCCATTGAGGTTCTCTCTGTATGAGTTTGAAGATATTACAGGGTTAAATTGTGATCCCTTTGACACGCAAGAACAATGGGATGTGGCTCATGAAGACTTTTGGGTGGAGATGAAAGTTCCAATTTCTGAAGGACCCAAGTTGAATGAACTTCAAGCCCTTTTTCCGATCATCAGAAATTGGCCTAGAGAGAAGCGT GGTGATGGATCCAGCAGCTTTCCAGCGCCATTTACCAGCCTTGTGGATTCTATTAAAGTGGTGACATACGAAGAAAAGAAGAGTTACACACTACATGGTTGTGTTCATGCATTGCTTATTTGGATATACGAGTCTGTGCCAGGTTTAGGAGAGATATATGGGCATCGGATAGAGGAAGCTGAGGTTCCGCTTCTGTCATGGCATGGTTCTCGTCAGCGTATCAACTTCCCAAACTTCTGtgcacaagaaaagaaaaaatatcagAAG ATTCGTGTAAGGCATATGATTGTAAAGGCAATGGAGGATAGATATCCGAAATGGGGCGAAGATAAACCGCCTGATGATTTGGATAACATGATAGTTGACATCCTTAATGATCAGCTAAACGACAAGTTTTGGGAT AAAGAATCTCATACTGATATACccatcaacaacaacatcatACAAAAGTTGGTTGAGGCTGTTGACAACTTGTCTGGAAGAGTAGAAACCATGGATGTTAGTGTAGCTGAAAGGGTTATTAAGACATTGGAAGCTTCTGTACAAGCTCAGGTGGAAGCTAGAATGGCTTTATTTGAGACTGAGATGAAGAACAAGATGGCCATATTAGAGGAAGACATGAATGTTCTTAAAGGGAAGGATGAagaaaaagttacatccaatgCCGGCAACTCCAAAGCACATGAAGACGACGACGCTTGTAGCAACACGATG TCCTGGATGGTTCAGACCAAAAAAGGTTCAGTTGATGGTTTACCAATACGTGTCGtaaaaaaaggagaagaagattaa
- the LOC103828585 gene encoding putative beta-glucosidase 6 isoform X2: MEHVLLLITILLCLAFSGRCIDAYSRNDFPKGFLFGSAFSAFQWEGAVDEDGRMPSIWDTYIRSNNAPSGDIACDGYHKYKEDVRLMYDMGLDAFRLSISWSRLIPGGRGPVNPKGLLFYKNLIDELTRHGIEPHVTLYHNDLPQALEDEYGGWIDRRIIDDFTAFADVCFRELGNKVKFWSTINEPNMSALGGYDLGFMPPEHCSAPFGHVNCSRGNSSTEPYIAVHNMLLAHASTARLYKQKYKGEQNGSVGMTCFSYWVVPFSSSKEDEMATQIAKDFFLGWILHPLVFGDYPDTMKRLVGKRLPSFSEEETKVVKDSSDFIGVIHYTTMTAAHVSTFQQGDFSADMNALVSPFGNSTLVKYDVLPWGLEGVLAYIKENYGNPPVYILENAKYYNQVNPPTTIHHLTTWKELNTFRLISVLYLIQ, translated from the exons ATGGAACATGTTCTGCTCCTCATTACCATTTTATTGTGTTTGGCTTTCTCCGGGAGATGCATCGATGCTTACAGCAGGAATGATTTCCCGAAGGGATTCCTATTCGGATCGGCCTTTTCTGCTTTTCAG tGGGAAGGAGCGGTTGATGAAGACGGGAGGATGCCTAGCATATGGGATACATACATTCGCTCTA ATAACGCACCTAGCGGAGATATAGCATGTGATGGGTATCATAAATATAAG GAGGACGTAAGGCTGATGTATGACATGGGTTTAGATGCATTCCGACTCTCCATCTCGTGGTCGCGACTTATACCAG GTGGAAGAGGACCTGTGAATCCAAAGGGTTTACTATTCTACAAAAACCTCATTGATGAGCTCACAAGACATG GAATTGAACCGCATGTTACGTTGTATCACAATGATCTTCCTCAGGCTCTTGAAGATGAATACGGAGGATGGATTGACCGCAGAATCAT CGATGACTTCACAGCTTTTGCAGACGTTTGCTTCAGAGAGTTAGGGAACAAAGTGAAATTCTGGTCAACAATTAATGAACCCAATATGTCAGCATTGGGAGGTTACGACTTGGGATTTATGCCTCCTGAGCACTGTTCTGCTCCATTTGGACATGTCAACTGTTCCAGAGGAAACTCCTCAACTGAGCCATATATTGCGGTCCATAACATGTTGCTTGCACACGCATCTACAGCGAGATTGTACAAGCAAAAGTATAAG GGTGAACAGAATGGATCAGTTGGTATGACATGCTTTTCATACTGGGTAGTTCCTTTTAGTAGCTCAAAAGAGGACGAGATGGCAACTCAGATAGCCAAAGATTTCTTTTTAGGCTG GATTTTGCACCCACTGGTGTTTGGGGACTATCCAGATACGATGAAGAGACTGGTGGGCAAGAGATTGCCAAGTTTTtcggaagaagaaacaaaagtcGTTAAAGACTCGTCTGACTTCATAGGAGTCATACACTATACTACAATGACCGCCGCACACGTATCCACTTTCCAACAAGGGGATTTTAGTGCAGACATGAATGCTTTAGTTAGCC CCTTTGGGAATTCTACACTGGTCAAG TATGATGTGCTACCATGGGGTCTTGAAGGAGTGTTGGCATACATAAAGGAGAACTATGGCAATCCACCTGTCTACATTCTTGAAAACG